The Thermoplasmata archaeon genome has a window encoding:
- a CDS encoding acyl-CoA dehydrogenase family protein: MDLSLSDEERDLQEAIRRFARKEIAPIADKMDREDYFPRDVFRRLGDAGFLGVSVPPEYGGLGLSYRCQALILEEIARVSPALALSVGAHSNLFCDNLARNGSDAQRSTFLPPLARGEHIGALALTEPGAGSDAVALRTVAVRQGDRYVLNGSKQFITNGPVADTLLVYAKTDPEKGSHGISAFIVPRSAPGFVVARSLDKMGMRGSPTGELAFQDCEIPAANLVGPENEGVRIMMGGLNVERAVLAGISVGITTECLERSLEYARQREQFGQKIGHFELIAAKIANMWMDLEASRQLLYGALAAVTRDKRSARASAAALTFASEASTRAALEAIQIWGGYGYMRDVPLERLARDAKLLEIGAGTSEIRRLVIARELLGPGFEH, from the coding sequence ATGGACCTCAGCCTCTCGGACGAGGAGCGGGATCTGCAGGAGGCGATCCGGCGGTTCGCCCGCAAAGAGATCGCGCCGATCGCGGACAAGATGGACCGGGAGGACTACTTTCCTCGGGACGTCTTCCGACGCCTCGGCGATGCCGGGTTCCTCGGCGTCTCCGTCCCCCCCGAGTACGGCGGCCTCGGACTCTCCTACCGGTGCCAAGCGCTGATCCTGGAAGAGATCGCGCGGGTGAGCCCGGCCCTCGCGCTGAGCGTGGGGGCCCACTCCAACCTGTTCTGTGACAATCTCGCGCGCAACGGCTCCGACGCCCAGCGCAGTACCTTTCTGCCCCCGCTGGCCCGTGGAGAACACATCGGGGCGCTCGCTCTCACCGAACCCGGCGCAGGCTCGGACGCGGTCGCGCTGCGGACCGTCGCCGTTCGCCAGGGCGATCGGTACGTGTTGAACGGCTCGAAGCAGTTCATCACCAACGGCCCCGTAGCGGATACGCTGCTCGTCTACGCGAAGACCGACCCGGAGAAGGGGTCGCACGGGATCAGCGCGTTCATCGTTCCACGCTCCGCGCCCGGCTTCGTCGTCGCACGCAGTCTCGATAAGATGGGGATGCGGGGCTCGCCCACCGGCGAGCTCGCGTTCCAGGATTGCGAGATCCCGGCCGCGAACCTCGTCGGCCCGGAGAACGAGGGCGTGCGGATCATGATGGGCGGCCTCAACGTGGAGCGCGCCGTCCTCGCCGGGATCTCCGTGGGGATCACGACGGAGTGCCTCGAGCGCTCGCTCGAGTACGCGCGACAGCGCGAGCAGTTCGGCCAGAAGATCGGCCACTTCGAGCTCATCGCGGCGAAGATCGCGAACATGTGGATGGACCTGGAGGCCTCGCGTCAACTCCTCTACGGGGCGTTGGCGGCGGTGACGCGCGACAAGCGCTCGGCTCGCGCGAGCGCGGCAGCGCTGACGTTCGCGAGCGAGGCGTCGACGCGCGCCGCGCTCGAGGCGATCCAGATCTGGGGCGGATACGGCTACATGCGGGACGTCCCCCTCGAACGCCTCGCCCGGGATGCGAAGCTCCTCGAAATCGGGGCCGGTACGAGCGAGATACGACGCCTCGTGATCGCCCGCGAGCTCCTCGGACCCGGCTTCGAGCACTGA
- the nadB gene encoding L-aspartate oxidase → MVDLTRRPLIVGSGIAGLYVALRCHELGLKPTLVTKARLEESNTRYAQGGIAAAIGSDDSIDLHFADTVRAGAGLVDRPAARLLAHDAPERIADLVRLGVPFDTVHGEIALGQEAAHSRRRILHAGGDATGLSIEETLKRRVLEMGIETRERTVLRELRPSTTRRIVATLSDPDGRGVDRLDARPVVLATGGAGSLYRQSSNPSIATGEGVAIAFRAGALVADMEFIQFHPTAFYRRGAPRYLISEALRGEGASLVNADGERFLVSEHRDAELAPRDIVSRAIDREIQRSGHPCVYLDATATPRDRLFARFPSICHFLAAYGIDPSRDRIPVAPVAHYMIGGVRTDLDGRTTLPSVYACGEVASTGVHGANRLGSNSLIEGLVFGERVARTLAKPRAGKPVRTRRTLAIDWPVTPAGPQEEGTFEEVQELLWERVGIIREAVGLESAMREFGRIGASAERRTEAFPSHLSHAALTAYLIARAALTRTESRGAHYRSDHPDPRPEWHLHLGLQRRAT, encoded by the coding sequence GTGGTCGATCTCACCCGGCGGCCCCTCATCGTCGGTAGCGGGATCGCGGGTCTCTACGTAGCCCTCCGGTGCCACGAGCTCGGCCTGAAGCCGACCCTTGTCACCAAGGCGCGGCTCGAGGAGTCGAACACCCGGTATGCCCAGGGCGGCATCGCCGCGGCGATCGGATCGGACGACTCCATCGATCTCCACTTCGCCGACACGGTCCGCGCCGGAGCGGGTCTCGTCGACCGACCGGCGGCCCGGCTGCTCGCGCACGACGCCCCCGAACGGATCGCCGATCTCGTGCGGCTGGGGGTTCCCTTCGACACGGTCCACGGAGAGATCGCGCTCGGCCAGGAGGCCGCCCATTCTCGCCGGCGCATCCTCCACGCCGGGGGCGACGCGACCGGGCTATCCATCGAAGAGACCCTCAAACGACGCGTCCTCGAGATGGGCATCGAGACCCGGGAACGCACGGTGCTGCGGGAATTGCGTCCGTCCACCACGCGCCGGATCGTGGCCACGCTCTCCGACCCGGACGGTCGCGGGGTCGACCGGCTCGACGCGCGGCCGGTGGTCCTCGCGACCGGCGGAGCGGGGAGCCTCTACCGGCAGAGCTCGAACCCATCGATCGCGACCGGAGAGGGCGTGGCCATCGCCTTCCGGGCCGGCGCGCTCGTGGCCGATATGGAGTTCATCCAGTTCCATCCCACGGCGTTCTACCGTCGCGGGGCTCCCCGCTATCTCATCTCGGAGGCCCTGCGGGGCGAGGGCGCCTCGCTGGTCAACGCCGACGGCGAGAGGTTCCTCGTCTCCGAGCACCGCGACGCGGAACTGGCCCCGCGCGATATCGTCAGTCGCGCGATCGACCGGGAGATCCAGCGCTCCGGTCATCCGTGCGTGTACCTCGACGCGACCGCCACTCCTCGGGACCGCTTGTTCGCACGCTTCCCCTCGATCTGCCACTTCCTCGCGGCCTACGGCATCGATCCGTCTCGCGATCGCATCCCCGTCGCGCCGGTCGCGCACTACATGATCGGCGGTGTGCGGACCGATCTCGACGGCCGGACGACGCTCCCCTCCGTCTATGCCTGCGGGGAGGTCGCCTCCACCGGCGTGCACGGCGCCAACCGCCTTGGGAGCAATTCGCTGATCGAGGGGCTCGTCTTCGGCGAGCGCGTTGCGCGAACGTTGGCGAAGCCACGGGCCGGGAAGCCGGTCCGCACCCGGAGGACACTCGCCATCGATTGGCCGGTGACGCCCGCCGGACCGCAGGAGGAAGGCACGTTCGAGGAGGTGCAGGAACTCCTGTGGGAACGGGTCGGGATCATCCGTGAGGCTGTCGGTCTCGAGAGCGCCATGCGGGAGTTCGGACGGATCGGCGCGTCGGCCGAGCGTCGGACCGAGGCGTTCCCGAGCCATCTCTCCCACGCTGCTCTGACCGCCTACCTCATCGCCCGAGCGGCGCTCACCCGCACCGAAAGCCGCGGAGCCCACTACCGATCCGATCATCCCGACCCGCGCCCGGAGTGGCACCTGCACCTCGGGCTCCAGCGCCGGGCGACGTGA